Proteins encoded together in one Pseudomonas sp. Seg1 window:
- the mreB gene encoding rod shape-determining protein MreB, with protein sequence MFKKLRGMFSSDLSIDLGTANTLIYVRERGIVLNEPSVVAIRTHGNQKSVVAVGTEAKRMLGRTPGNIAAIRPMKDGVIADFSVCEKMLQYFINKVHENSFLQPSPRVLICVPCKSTQVERRAIRESALGAGAREVFLIEEPMAAAIGAGLPVEEARGSMVVDIGGGTTEIALISLNGVVYAESVRVGGDRFDEAIITYVRRNYGSLIGESTAERIKQEIGTAYPGGEVREVDVRGRNLAEGVPRAFTLNSNEVLEALQESLATIVQAVKSALEQSPPELASDIAERGLVLTGGGALLRDLDKLLAQETGLPVIVAEDPLTCVARGGGRALEMMDKHTMDLLSSE encoded by the coding sequence ATGTTCAAGAAACTGCGTGGCATGTTTTCCAGCGATCTTTCCATTGACCTGGGCACTGCCAACACCCTTATTTACGTGCGCGAGCGCGGTATCGTCCTGAATGAGCCATCGGTTGTGGCCATTCGGACACACGGTAACCAGAAAAGTGTCGTCGCTGTCGGCACCGAGGCCAAGCGCATGCTCGGCCGTACGCCGGGCAACATTGCTGCCATTCGTCCGATGAAGGACGGCGTGATCGCCGACTTCAGCGTCTGCGAAAAGATGCTGCAATACTTTATTAACAAGGTTCACGAAAACAGCTTTCTGCAGCCTAGCCCTCGTGTGCTGATCTGCGTTCCATGCAAATCCACCCAGGTTGAGCGTCGTGCCATCCGTGAATCGGCCCTGGGTGCCGGTGCCCGTGAAGTGTTCCTGATCGAAGAGCCAATGGCGGCTGCGATCGGTGCCGGCCTGCCGGTAGAAGAAGCGCGCGGCTCGATGGTCGTGGATATCGGTGGTGGTACTACCGAAATCGCGCTGATCTCCCTGAACGGTGTGGTCTACGCCGAATCCGTACGCGTTGGCGGCGACCGTTTCGACGAAGCGATCATCACCTACGTGCGCCGTAACTACGGCAGCCTGATCGGTGAATCGACCGCCGAGCGCATCAAACAGGAAATCGGCACGGCCTACCCGGGCGGCGAAGTTCGCGAAGTCGACGTTCGCGGTCGCAACCTGGCCGAAGGCGTTCCACGCGCATTCACCCTGAACTCCAACGAAGTGCTGGAAGCTCTGCAAGAGTCTCTGGCTACCATCGTTCAGGCTGTGAAAAGCGCCCTGGAGCAATCGCCGCCGGAACTGGCTTCCGACATCGCCGAGCGTGGCCTGGTGCTGACCGGTGGTGGCGCGCTGCTGCGTGACCTCGACAAGTTGCTGGCTCAGGAAACCGGTCTGCCGGTGATCGTTGCCGAAGATCCGCTGACTTGCGTTGCTCGCGGCGGTGGCCGTGCATTGGAAATGATGGATAAGCACACCATGGATCTGCTCTCCAGCGAATAA